In a single window of the Orbaceae bacterium lpD04 genome:
- a CDS encoding fimbria/pilus outer membrane usher protein yields the protein MQKSFIQNILRGIILFSPLHVQMAFSDDYFDPSFIEGVSGQNQHVDLSVFNAGGQVAGAYDSAIYLNNNYVTEKKIQYDYSEGSNQLLPLLTKLEYIEYGVLPNATPNFMSINDNDVIKEINKFIPDAFTKYNFEKRRLEISIPQKYIKKVAQGTVPESQWNDGISALFANYTYSGSSTKTDGISEFHNSSYLNLRSGLNIGSWRLRNYSTYSKSNNIAKWNSIKTYIESNVKSLKSQLVIGDSYTPSDMFDSFSFLGVQLASDDAMQPSSMRGFAPIVRGVAKTNAQVTIRQNGNTILQTYVSPGPFIINDLYPTSSSGDLEVTIKETDGSTTTFIQPFSSVPIMLREGRFKYSLTAGEYRSRNASDKKPFFLQSTGIYGLPYNATAYGGLITSEKYNALLLGLGKSLNDIGSISFDATIANSQIMGKNYTGESFRFQYSKEVLSTGTSFSLAGYRYSTSKYRDFSQTNGYYDNSQLNSMGSSLNKEDAIASYQSQYNSLNKRDKLQLSINQDLGDFGSMYLTGYQQKYWNNSGKERNLNFGYNKNYNGVNYSFNYSYSKDMYYGNKNQIFSFTVQIPLDFIRSNTWLNLSNSSDKKGNNTSLVGFSGTALENNNFNYSIQEGYNKRDSDSTGNVSVGYKASFGEYQLGYNYTHNTQQVNYSAMGGVVIHPNGVTFSQPLGETFALVRAKDASNIDVKNNPGISTDYWGNAIVPYVSPYQRNNISLDTTNLSSRIDLASNIKTVVPTRGAIVMAEYHTIIGYKMFVTLVGENIPFGAEAKINNNGVASTGIVDDNQKVYLSGAPTKGIIHISWGDNQCNAPYEFKESQEEIISFSVQCN from the coding sequence ATGCAAAAGTCTTTCATCCAAAATATTCTTCGTGGAATAATTCTTTTTTCACCGTTACATGTCCAAATGGCATTTTCCGATGATTATTTTGATCCAAGTTTTATTGAAGGAGTATCAGGTCAAAATCAACATGTTGATTTATCTGTTTTTAATGCAGGAGGGCAAGTAGCAGGGGCTTATGACTCTGCTATTTATTTAAATAATAATTATGTAACAGAGAAAAAAATACAGTATGACTACTCAGAGGGAAGTAATCAATTATTACCTTTGTTAACAAAATTGGAATACATAGAATATGGAGTATTGCCTAATGCAACTCCTAATTTTATGAGCATTAATGATAATGATGTTATTAAAGAAATTAACAAATTTATTCCTGATGCATTTACTAAATACAATTTTGAAAAACGTCGATTAGAAATTTCTATTCCTCAAAAATATATCAAAAAAGTTGCTCAAGGCACTGTTCCAGAAAGTCAATGGAATGATGGTATAAGTGCTTTATTCGCAAATTATACATATTCGGGTTCCTCAACTAAAACAGATGGGATCTCTGAATTTCATAATAGTTCTTATCTAAATTTACGCAGTGGTTTAAATATTGGATCTTGGCGTTTGAGAAATTATAGTACTTATAGTAAAAGCAATAATATAGCTAAGTGGAATAGCATAAAAACCTATATTGAGAGCAATGTAAAATCACTGAAAAGTCAATTGGTTATTGGTGATAGTTACACGCCATCGGATATGTTTGATAGCTTTTCATTCCTTGGTGTACAATTAGCCTCCGATGATGCAATGCAGCCTTCTAGCATGCGTGGATTTGCACCAATCGTCAGGGGGGTTGCCAAAACTAATGCACAAGTTACAATTCGTCAAAATGGTAATACTATTTTACAAACTTATGTCTCACCAGGTCCTTTTATAATTAATGATTTATACCCGACGTCTTCCAGTGGCGATCTTGAAGTAACAATTAAAGAAACTGATGGATCAACAACAACTTTTATTCAACCATTCTCATCAGTGCCAATTATGTTACGTGAGGGACGTTTTAAGTATTCGTTAACAGCCGGTGAATATCGGTCACGTAATGCATCTGATAAAAAACCTTTTTTTTTACAATCGACAGGAATTTATGGCCTTCCTTATAACGCAACAGCATATGGTGGATTAATTACATCTGAAAAATATAATGCTTTATTATTAGGTTTAGGTAAAAGCCTAAATGATATTGGTTCAATCTCATTTGATGCAACTATTGCAAACTCTCAAATCATGGGTAAAAATTACACGGGTGAATCGTTCAGATTCCAATATTCAAAAGAAGTTCTTTCTACAGGAACCAGTTTTTCATTAGCAGGTTACCGTTATTCGACATCTAAATACAGAGACTTTTCGCAAACCAATGGTTATTATGATAATAGCCAACTCAATTCAATGGGCAGTAGTCTTAATAAAGAAGACGCTATTGCAAGTTATCAATCCCAGTATAATAGTCTAAATAAAAGAGACAAACTGCAATTAAGCATTAATCAGGATCTCGGTGATTTTGGTAGCATGTATTTAACTGGTTATCAACAAAAATACTGGAATAATAGTGGAAAAGAGAGAAACTTAAATTTTGGTTATAACAAAAACTATAACGGAGTTAACTATTCATTCAATTACAGCTACTCTAAAGACATGTACTATGGTAATAAAAATCAAATCTTTTCATTTACGGTACAAATACCTTTAGACTTTATTCGTAGCAATACATGGCTTAATTTATCGAACAGTTCTGATAAAAAAGGTAACAACACAAGTTTAGTGGGATTTTCTGGTACCGCCTTGGAAAACAACAATTTTAACTATTCTATACAAGAAGGATATAATAAAAGAGATAGCGATTCCACTGGTAATGTTTCTGTTGGTTACAAGGCTAGTTTTGGTGAATACCAATTAGGGTATAACTATACGCATAATACGCAACAAGTTAATTATTCAGCAATGGGAGGAGTGGTTATCCATCCTAATGGCGTGACATTTTCACAACCACTTGGTGAAACTTTTGCATTAGTTAGGGCTAAAGATGCAAGCAATATAGACGTTAAGAATAATCCGGGTATTTCAACTGACTATTGGGGTAATGCAATTGTTCCTTATGTTAGTCCTTATCAAAGGAATAATATATCACTAGATACAACGAATTTAAGTTCGCGCATTGATTTAGCCAGCAATATTAAAACTGTTGTACCGACAAGAGGCGCAATTGTGATGGCTGAGTATCATACGATTATTGGCTATAAAATGTTTGTAACATTGG
- a CDS encoding fimbrial protein: protein MKNKLLIVIISFLSFSSEVFASDGTINFTGQITDTACSVSVANQIQSVSLGTVSVKAFSAAGDTASATKFTIKLSGCPKSATNASVSFDGAATTDNRILALNTGDGVATNVGIGIYENDSSTLIGLQNHSKMQTLKEGDNELAYIAKYYAVAASVTPGAANATTTYTLIYQ from the coding sequence ATGAAAAACAAGTTACTTATTGTTATTATTAGTTTTTTATCTTTTTCTTCAGAGGTTTTCGCTTCTGATGGCACAATCAATTTTACTGGTCAAATAACTGATACAGCTTGTTCTGTCAGTGTCGCAAACCAAATTCAATCAGTTTCACTAGGTACTGTATCAGTTAAAGCTTTTTCGGCCGCAGGAGATACAGCTTCAGCAACTAAATTTACCATTAAATTGTCAGGATGCCCAAAAAGTGCTACTAACGCTTCGGTTAGTTTTGATGGAGCTGCAACTACAGATAATCGTATTTTAGCACTTAACACAGGTGATGGTGTCGCAACTAATGTTGGTATTGGTATTTATGAAAACGATAGCTCAACGCTTATTGGACTGCAAAATCATTCAAAAATGCAAACCTTAAAGGAAGGTGACAATGAGTTAGCTTATATTGCAAAATACTATGCAGTAGCAGCAAGCGTTACTCCTGGGGCGGCAAATGCGACGACAACATATACTCTAATTTACCAATAA
- a CDS encoding molecular chaperone yields MLKKIIYTFILIAITLTEVYANGVQISGTRLIYDGSKNNASINISNNDDQVYLIQSWVTQNPYSKKASDDIFITTPPLFRLEANTNNSVRVVQTGKKLPSDRESVFWLNIKSIPSTNKPDGQNMLLIAVKTQIKLFYRPANLPGKSAEAYKKIQFINKSGRLAINNPTPYSVSFKSIKINGKDIANPPMVLPFETQYVNKNVSVNDNVSWQSINDFGGITLEEHATVRSNNNAAN; encoded by the coding sequence ATGTTAAAAAAAATAATTTATACATTCATATTGATAGCAATTACTTTAACCGAAGTTTATGCAAACGGCGTACAAATTAGTGGCACGAGGCTAATCTACGATGGAAGTAAAAATAACGCTTCAATTAATATTAGTAATAATGATGATCAAGTTTATTTAATTCAATCGTGGGTTACCCAAAACCCCTATAGTAAAAAAGCTTCTGATGATATATTTATAACTACACCACCTTTATTTCGATTAGAAGCTAATACAAATAATTCGGTTCGTGTAGTGCAAACTGGTAAAAAACTACCGAGTGATAGAGAAAGTGTTTTCTGGTTAAACATTAAATCAATTCCATCAACAAATAAGCCCGACGGTCAGAATATGTTACTTATTGCAGTTAAAACGCAAATAAAACTATTCTATCGTCCGGCTAATTTGCCCGGTAAATCAGCAGAAGCTTACAAAAAAATTCAATTTATAAATAAAAGTGGACGACTAGCTATTAATAATCCAACGCCTTATAGTGTTTCTTTTAAAAGTATCAAAATAAATGGAAAAGATATTGCTAATCCTCCAATGGTATTGCCTTTTGAAACTCAATATGTGAATAAAAATGTTAGCGTAAATGATAATGTTAGTTGGCAATCTATTAATGACTTTGGCGGAATTACACTAGAAGAGCATGCAACCGTTAGATCAAATAATAATGCAGCAAATTAA
- a CDS encoding fimbrial protein: MRLFFYLFFTLTIFPVYSYQCTYTTINSVINVPNPLIIPSNLMIGDLIGEYKGTAFTVSTCTDTSGITSDSFSIVATKDQTAVSNIDGESIFKTSVDGIGYALGGTAVECSTTGWVSLTDSKSSVFCSSRSGMIAPSYTIIPLIRLYKIGNISSSSMTITSNIGYAMRIVNDSNRFVSPMNTISSTNVVVEACSITSSAISVNMGSIQKNQFNGIGTAADNTQSFNISLNCADSSSISLSINGNIYKASEGLLNLVNSSAKGVAIQLLYNSKALLLNSNISVGNAQKGIFTIPLQARYYQISNIEAGTANSTVTFTVQYK; this comes from the coding sequence ATGAGGCTGTTTTTTTATCTATTTTTTACCCTTACCATTTTTCCTGTCTATAGTTATCAATGCACTTATACAACAATAAATTCTGTTATCAATGTGCCAAATCCTTTAATAATTCCAAGTAATTTAATGATAGGCGATTTAATAGGGGAATATAAAGGTACAGCATTTACTGTTTCAACATGTACAGATACATCCGGAATAACGAGTGATTCATTTAGTATAGTCGCAACGAAAGATCAGACTGCTGTATCAAATATTGATGGTGAAAGCATTTTTAAAACATCGGTAGATGGAATTGGGTATGCTCTTGGCGGGACAGCGGTTGAATGCTCAACAACTGGCTGGGTATCATTAACGGATAGTAAGTCCAGTGTATTTTGCTCTTCAAGGAGCGGTATGATTGCACCTAGCTATACAATAATACCTCTTATTCGGTTATATAAAATAGGCAATATATCCTCCTCCTCTATGACTATCACATCAAATATTGGTTACGCGATGAGAATAGTAAACGACTCAAATAGATTTGTTTCACCAATGAACACGATATCTAGTACCAATGTTGTAGTGGAAGCATGTTCTATCACTTCTTCTGCAATTAGCGTTAACATGGGATCAATTCAAAAAAATCAATTTAATGGTATAGGAACAGCCGCTGATAATACGCAAAGCTTTAATATAAGCTTAAATTGTGCAGATTCATCTAGCATATCACTTAGTATTAATGGAAATATCTACAAAGCATCAGAGGGTTTATTAAATCTCGTAAATAGTAGCGCAAAAGGAGTAGCTATTCAGCTTTTATATAATAGTAAAGCTTTATTACTAAATTCAAATATTTCTGTAGGTAATGCCCAAAAAGGAATATTTACAATACCATTACAGGCTCGCTACTATCAAATAAGTAATATAGAGGCAGGAACGGCAAATAGCACCGTAACTTTTACCGTGCAATACAAATAA
- a CDS encoding fimbrial protein, translated as MRLFFYLFFILTIFPVYSYQCTYTTINSVINVPNPLIIPSNLMIGDLIGEYQGTAYTVSTCTDTSGITSDSFSIVATKDQTAISNIDGESIFKTSVDGIGYALGGTAVECSTTGWVSLTESKSNVLCSSRTGMIAPSYTIIPLIRLYKIGNISSTSMTITSNIGYAMRIVNDSNRFVSPMNTISSANVVVEACSITSSTIGVNMGSIPKNQFNGIGTAANNTQSFNIVLNCAESSSISLSINGNIYKASEGLLNLINSSAKGVAIQLLYNNKALPLNSNISVGNAQKGIFTIPLQARYYQISDIEAGTANSTVTFTVQYQ; from the coding sequence ATGAGGCTATTTTTTTATCTATTTTTTATCCTTACCATTTTTCCTGTATATAGTTATCAATGCACTTATACAACAATTAATTCTGTTATCAATGTGCCAAATCCTTTAATTATTCCCAGTAATTTAATGATAGGCGATTTAATAGGGGAGTATCAAGGAACAGCATATACTGTTTCAACATGTACAGATACTTCAGGAATAACGAGTGATTCATTTAGTATAGTCGCAACGAAAGATCAGACGGCTATATCAAATATTGATGGTGAAAGCATTTTTAAAACGTCGGTAGATGGAATTGGGTATGCTCTTGGCGGGACAGCGGTTGAATGCTCAACAACTGGCTGGGTATCATTAACGGAGAGTAAGTCCAATGTATTATGTTCTTCAAGGACAGGTATGATTGCACCTAGCTATACTATAATACCTCTTATTCGGTTATATAAAATAGGCAATATATCCTCCACCTCTATGACTATCACATCAAATATTGGTTACGCGATGAGAATAGTAAACGACTCAAATAGATTTGTTTCACCAATGAACACGATATCTAGTGCCAATGTTGTTGTGGAAGCATGTTCTATCACTTCTTCTACAATTGGCGTTAACATGGGATCAATTCCAAAAAATCAATTTAATGGTATAGGAACAGCCGCTAATAATACGCAAAGCTTTAATATAGTCTTAAATTGTGCGGAATCATCTAGTATATCACTTAGTATTAATGGAAATATCTACAAAGCATCAGAGGGTTTATTAAATCTCATAAATAGTAGCGCAAAAGGAGTAGCTATTCAGCTTTTATATAATAATAAAGCTTTACCACTAAATTCAAATATTTCTGTAGGTAATGCCCAAAAAGGAATATTTACAATACCATTACAAGCTCGCTACTATCAAATAAGCGATATAGAGGCAGGAACGGCAAATAGCACCGTAACTTTTACCGTGCAATACCAATAA